One window of the Myxococcales bacterium genome contains the following:
- a CDS encoding GTPase domain-containing protein, producing MESGRRLRQLNDELQRFLASPEPAAVQPLHGPDDLMVWFLLGGKDVGKSSFLNALFGKTINAEPRGSAEGTARFVAYLHEAYRAELQKRLDGLPIDIEFQLHQSEALRQLCVIDSPDFDSRFDRHVNQVRRVIQAGVTDGAVLLASPAKYKDRQFWQAFEKLADAISPQHILFALTKADSLGDYLAEVRADFTATIARRLGRWQDQTATSRRDEPATAVFLIDSLTKNFDFPRLEDRLLSRMTTAEVRRVQDENQQHAAELGLNQIRRHYQLDEFQTALNRAADPERQEEIFDSYFPAPYFLLLGERLRNREEIGLRLRRGLAANAEHTLAGFPTILGVGRWFGSLLPFRQAGGQFADNFDELRLPASFFQWGQENLTDRLLAARRETGAELLRQWPEMTERYLHDEHSIEIELAQCVADQLPAAGRRLFSRPFQILLNLPVYLYALFFLVLVFYPAFILLQAWSIFPAPRLADWLTLDNVRMSFFGFFGYYTIASFYVARRRRMQLGQVMDAFIQDSLGALEDRLKAMVAWPITRISRDFTVLAASLPPPGDGRPETSLNSEEKRVT from the coding sequence ATGGAAAGCGGCCGTCGCCTGCGGCAACTCAACGACGAATTGCAGCGCTTTCTGGCGTCGCCGGAACCGGCCGCCGTTCAGCCGTTGCACGGTCCGGACGATTTGATGGTCTGGTTTCTGCTGGGCGGCAAGGACGTCGGCAAGTCTTCGTTCCTCAACGCTCTCTTTGGCAAAACGATTAACGCCGAGCCGCGCGGCAGCGCCGAAGGCACCGCCCGCTTCGTCGCCTATCTCCACGAAGCCTATCGCGCCGAATTGCAGAAACGCCTGGACGGACTGCCGATCGACATCGAATTCCAGTTGCACCAAAGCGAAGCCCTGCGCCAGCTTTGCGTGATTGACAGTCCCGATTTCGACAGTCGATTCGATCGCCACGTCAACCAGGTCCGCCGCGTCATCCAGGCCGGCGTGACCGACGGGGCGGTTCTCCTGGCCAGTCCCGCCAAATACAAAGACCGGCAATTCTGGCAGGCCTTCGAGAAACTGGCCGACGCGATCTCGCCCCAGCATATCCTGTTCGCCCTGACCAAGGCCGACTCGCTCGGCGACTACCTGGCGGAAGTACGCGCCGATTTCACCGCGACGATCGCCCGTCGCCTGGGCCGCTGGCAGGATCAGACCGCGACGAGCCGCCGCGACGAACCCGCGACCGCCGTCTTCCTGATCGATTCCCTCACGAAGAACTTCGACTTTCCCCGCTTGGAAGATCGCTTGTTGAGCCGGATGACGACCGCCGAGGTGCGCCGTGTCCAGGACGAAAATCAACAGCACGCGGCGGAATTGGGGCTGAATCAAATCCGCCGGCATTACCAATTGGACGAATTCCAAACGGCATTGAATCGCGCCGCCGATCCGGAACGCCAAGAGGAAATCTTCGACAGTTACTTCCCCGCCCCCTATTTCCTCCTGCTCGGCGAACGCTTGCGCAACCGGGAGGAAATCGGACTCCGCCTCCGCCGCGGGCTGGCGGCAAACGCGGAGCATACCTTGGCCGGGTTCCCGACGATTCTGGGTGTGGGGCGCTGGTTCGGCTCGCTGCTGCCGTTTCGCCAGGCCGGGGGACAATTCGCCGACAATTTTGACGAACTCCGCCTTCCCGCCTCCTTTTTCCAGTGGGGACAGGAAAATCTGACCGATCGTTTACTGGCCGCGCGTCGCGAGACCGGCGCCGAACTGTTGCGGCAATGGCCGGAAATGACGGAGCGTTATCTGCACGATGAACATTCGATCGAAATCGAGCTGGCGCAGTGCGTGGCCGACCAGTTGCCGGCCGCCGGAAGGCGGCTGTTTTCGCGCCCGTTTCAAATACTCCTCAATTTGCCGGTCTATCTCTACGCGCTTTTCTTTCTGGTGCTGGTGTTTTATCCGGCCTTTATTCTATTACAGGCCTGGTCGATCTTTCCGGCGCCGCGTCTGGCCGACTGGCTGACTCTCGACAACGTCCGGATGTCGTTTTTCGGTTTTTTTGGTTATTACACCATTGCATCGTTTTACGTGGCGCGTCGCCGCCGAATGCAGCTCGGTCAGGTGATGGATGCTTTCATTCAGGACTCGCTCGGCGCGCTGGAAGATCGGTTGAAAGCTATGGTAGCTTGGCCAATCACTAGAATTTCCAGGGATTTCACGGTACTCGCCGCGTCGCTGCCGCCGCCCGGTGACGGCCGTCCGGAAACCAGTTTGAATTCCGAGGAAAAACGAGTAACTTAA
- a CDS encoding PAS domain S-box protein — protein MIAIELLRLLTEQMDLRSFIQLVLTRIQEYLTCEAVGIRLREGDDFPYFKTQGFPAEFVEMENSLCARDLSGQLLCDEIGNPLLECMCGNILCGRFDPQLPFFTPAGSFWCNNTTRLLATTTEEERQTKTRNRCNSEGYESVALIPLRSNEQTFGLLQLNDRRPDIFTREKVEFIESLASLLSMGLAIKQLNERIAGRERFLRLVIDNDPNCIFVKDLNGRYLLANRALAELYQVDVRHLEGHTDLEMTVDIPSLQLDTEIYRRDDREVIETQQIKRIPIEPFTGKNGETRWLSTVKIPLEFDQRGDCVLGVAVDVTEAQKVLAAKEESERRYRTIFENAADAIYIVSKTGCILDANRLACERLGYTKQEMTSLTLAQIDTPEFYQDVPAHMQELEQTGATFFETVHRAKDGRLFSIELSARHIDYYGEIAILSIARDITERKNREQSLRLAREELEKRVEERTRELYQTNLQLLREIDKQKRIERSLRFREDHFKRTFDQSPIGAAIVSLEFRFVRVNEEFCRITGYQEIELLSMGFPEITHPDDLEQDVRYCRQLAAGEIDHYQMEKRYIAKDGNVVWVRLSVRLMRDAQGDPLYFLPMVQDIDNRKQMEKELAEKQRSLVENNYLLEQKNTALHELMQQVKDEKERTEKQIRQHLEQFVFPLIQRLKTEDRLPSTPTLELLEDNLHNLAKTLPQDKQNQLRSLSRREIEICNMIRGGLATKEIAGILSISPRSVDTHRNKIRKKLGLTGKTINLESYLTNI, from the coding sequence ATGATTGCGATCGAGTTGCTTCGATTGCTCACCGAGCAGATGGATTTGCGTTCATTCATCCAACTGGTTCTGACCCGAATTCAGGAATATCTTACTTGCGAAGCCGTGGGCATCCGCCTGCGCGAGGGCGACGATTTCCCGTATTTTAAAACACAAGGCTTTCCCGCCGAATTCGTGGAAATGGAAAACTCCCTTTGCGCGCGCGACCTGAGCGGCCAACTGTTGTGCGATGAAATCGGCAATCCACTGCTCGAGTGCATGTGCGGCAACATCCTTTGCGGCCGCTTCGATCCGCAATTACCCTTTTTCACCCCGGCGGGTTCATTTTGGTGCAACAATACAACCCGGTTACTGGCCACGACCACCGAGGAAGAACGCCAGACCAAGACGCGCAATCGGTGTAATAGCGAAGGTTACGAGTCGGTGGCCCTGATTCCATTGCGCTCCAACGAACAAACCTTCGGCCTGCTGCAACTCAACGACCGCCGTCCCGACATTTTTACCCGCGAAAAAGTCGAATTCATCGAATCGCTGGCGTCTCTCCTGTCGATGGGGCTGGCGATCAAACAACTGAACGAACGAATCGCGGGACGCGAACGTTTTCTCCGGCTGGTGATCGACAACGATCCGAATTGCATCTTCGTCAAGGATCTGAACGGCCGCTACCTGCTGGCCAATCGGGCCTTGGCCGAACTGTATCAGGTCGACGTACGGCATCTGGAAGGTCACACCGACCTGGAAATGACCGTCGACATCCCTTCCTTACAGCTGGACACCGAGATTTATCGCCGGGATGACCGGGAGGTAATCGAAACCCAGCAAATCAAGCGCATTCCGATCGAGCCGTTCACCGGTAAAAACGGTGAAACCCGTTGGCTGAGCACGGTGAAAATCCCCCTGGAATTCGATCAGCGCGGCGATTGCGTCCTGGGCGTCGCGGTCGACGTGACCGAGGCGCAAAAAGTCCTGGCGGCGAAGGAGGAATCCGAACGGCGCTACCGGACCATTTTCGAGAATGCCGCCGACGCCATTTATATCGTCTCGAAAACCGGCTGCATTCTGGATGCCAATCGCCTGGCTTGTGAACGGCTGGGTTATACCAAGCAGGAAATGACGTCCCTGACGCTGGCGCAAATCGACACGCCGGAATTCTATCAAGATGTGCCGGCCCATATGCAAGAATTGGAGCAAACCGGGGCGACATTCTTCGAAACCGTGCATCGTGCCAAGGACGGTCGCCTCTTTTCGATCGAACTGAGCGCGCGGCACATCGATTACTACGGCGAGATCGCCATTCTGAGCATCGCGCGAGACATCACCGAACGGAAAAATCGCGAACAATCCTTGCGACTGGCGCGGGAAGAACTGGAAAAACGGGTCGAAGAACGGACCCGGGAGCTTTACCAGACCAACCTTCAGCTCTTACGCGAAATCGACAAGCAAAAACGAATCGAGCGCTCGCTTCGTTTTCGCGAGGATCATTTCAAACGCACCTTCGACCAATCGCCGATCGGCGCCGCGATCGTTTCGCTCGAATTCCGGTTTGTGCGGGTAAACGAGGAATTTTGTCGAATCACCGGCTACCAGGAGATCGAACTGTTGTCCATGGGCTTTCCCGAAATCACCCATCCCGACGATCTGGAACAGGACGTTCGCTACTGCCGGCAGTTGGCCGCCGGGGAAATCGATCACTATCAAATGGAAAAGCGCTACATCGCGAAAGACGGGAATGTGGTGTGGGTGCGACTGTCGGTGCGGCTGATGCGCGACGCCCAAGGCGACCCGCTCTACTTTCTGCCGATGGTTCAGGACATCGACAACCGCAAACAAATGGAAAAGGAACTGGCCGAAAAACAGCGCAGCCTGGTCGAAAACAACTACCTGTTGGAACAAAAAAATACCGCGCTTCACGAACTGATGCAGCAAGTCAAGGATGAAAAAGAGCGAACCGAAAAGCAGATCCGGCAGCACTTGGAGCAATTCGTTTTCCCGTTGATTCAACGGCTCAAGACGGAGGATCGCCTTCCCAGTACACCGACGCTGGAATTGTTGGAAGATAATTTACACAACCTGGCCAAGACCCTGCCGCAAGACAAACAAAATCAGCTTCGGTCGCTCTCACGCCGGGAAATCGAGATCTGCAACATGATTCGCGGCGGTCTTGCCACCAAGGAAATCGCCGGCATCCTGAGTATCTCGCCGCGCAGCGTGGACACGCATCGCAACAAAATTCGCAAAAAACTGGGCTTGACGGGGAAGACGATCAACCTCGAGTCCTATTTGACGAATATCTGA
- a CDS encoding PAS domain S-box protein, which yields MSAERKIRVLIVEDDNLAAEAAKILLEDTGYLVIGRAENGARAVELTQSLKPDVILLDIQMPGMDGLAAARRINEVRPTPLVVLTADDRPELVAEAGRVGVGAFLRKPPNAEEMNRAIIVTLARFADLTALRELNERIVAEMEISAKRENQYHSIIRTTVDGFWMMDLDGRILEANQALVEMLGYSIPELLALRVQDIEAPETAGETREHIAAAGRSGKARFEARLRHKDGRILAVEISMNILAGEEKYIVFARDSTDRRRAEQALRESEQRYRELFENAPVGIFATTSDGRAILINPMMARILGYSSIAETLAHYTDLARQLYVRPERRAELVRQLAQDGKVENFVYEALTADRRRIWIGMNARIGRRQPDGSFIIEGFATEITDRVKAEAALKKSETKFMKIFQSSPIIMALSTSTDGIFIEVNQTFLDKLGYRKEEVIGHSSVSLGILGPEDRQNTFRFLSTTGTLKNLELSVRGKSGQLIPGLFSAEFIKFDEEKVLLTSFVDLSDRKRAEEEKAKLEVQLQQAMKMEAVGRLAGGVAHDFNNLLTGILGYADMLLAGLDPGNPIHEDLTEIRKAAESAANLTRQLLAFSRKQLIEPQIIDLNELIASLHKMLARLIGEDIELVITAGDKIGPVKIDPGQFEQILINLAINARDAMPDGGRLTIETANIDLDEEYCRRQAQISPGPFVRLSISDTGHGMNNDVKEHLFEPFFTTKPKGRGTGLGLATIYGAVKQSGGAIEVDSEEGRGTTFTLYLPRLSETAVPLKMNKPPLEISGGEETILVVEDENIVRELAIKFLSSLGYRVLHAPDGNQACQLVEKFAAPIDLLITDIVMPGMNGRQLAEILVKIHPEMKVLFTSGYTEDAIVRHGIIEEGLNFLAKPYSPYSLAIKIRKLLK from the coding sequence ATGTCGGCGGAAAGAAAAATCCGTGTCCTGATCGTCGAAGACGACAACCTGGCGGCGGAAGCGGCGAAAATCCTTCTGGAAGATACCGGGTATCTCGTGATCGGCCGGGCGGAAAACGGCGCCCGTGCGGTCGAGCTGACCCAATCGTTAAAACCCGACGTGATCCTGCTGGACATTCAAATGCCGGGGATGGACGGCCTGGCCGCCGCCCGGCGAATCAATGAGGTGCGACCGACCCCCCTCGTCGTGCTGACGGCTGACGACCGGCCCGAATTGGTGGCTGAGGCCGGGCGGGTCGGCGTCGGCGCCTTTCTGCGCAAACCGCCGAACGCCGAGGAAATGAATCGGGCGATTATCGTGACCCTGGCCCGCTTCGCCGACCTGACCGCCCTGCGTGAGTTGAACGAGCGAATCGTCGCCGAGATGGAGATCAGCGCCAAGCGGGAAAATCAATACCATTCCATCATCCGGACCACGGTGGACGGTTTCTGGATGATGGATCTTGACGGGCGGATTCTGGAGGCAAATCAGGCGCTCGTCGAAATGCTGGGCTATTCCATTCCCGAGCTGCTCGCGCTGCGAGTTCAGGACATCGAAGCGCCGGAGACGGCCGGCGAAACGCGAGAACACATCGCCGCGGCCGGCCGATCGGGAAAGGCCCGTTTCGAGGCTCGCCTGCGGCACAAGGATGGACGAATTCTCGCCGTTGAAATCAGCATGAATATCCTCGCCGGCGAGGAAAAGTACATCGTCTTTGCCCGGGACAGCACCGATCGGCGGCGGGCCGAACAGGCCTTACGGGAAAGCGAGCAGCGTTATCGCGAGCTGTTCGAAAACGCGCCGGTCGGCATCTTCGCCACGACCTCCGATGGCCGGGCGATCCTGATCAATCCGATGATGGCGCGCATTCTGGGTTACTCCTCGATCGCGGAAACACTCGCGCATTACACCGATCTGGCCCGGCAGTTGTACGTGCGACCGGAACGCCGCGCGGAGTTGGTCCGACAACTGGCGCAAGATGGGAAAGTGGAAAATTTCGTCTATGAGGCCCTCACCGCGGACCGGCGGCGCATCTGGATCGGAATGAATGCGCGCATCGGCCGGCGACAACCCGACGGCAGTTTCATCATCGAGGGTTTCGCAACCGAAATCACCGACCGCGTCAAAGCCGAAGCGGCGTTGAAAAAGTCCGAAACCAAATTTATGAAAATATTTCAGTCCAGCCCGATCATCATGGCGTTATCGACCAGCACCGACGGGATTTTTATCGAGGTGAACCAGACATTTCTGGATAAATTGGGCTATCGAAAAGAGGAAGTCATCGGCCATTCGTCGGTGTCGCTGGGGATCCTGGGGCCGGAAGATCGTCAAAACACCTTTCGTTTTCTTTCCACCACCGGTACGTTGAAAAACCTGGAGCTTTCGGTTCGCGGAAAGAGCGGCCAACTGATCCCAGGCTTGTTTTCAGCCGAGTTCATCAAATTCGATGAGGAAAAAGTACTTTTGACCAGCTTTGTCGATCTTTCCGACCGCAAACGCGCCGAGGAAGAAAAGGCGAAATTGGAAGTTCAACTCCAACAAGCCATGAAAATGGAGGCGGTCGGCCGCTTGGCCGGCGGCGTCGCTCATGACTTCAACAATTTGTTGACGGGGATTTTGGGTTACGCGGACATGTTGCTGGCCGGCCTGGACCCGGGAAACCCGATTCATGAGGATCTGACCGAAATCCGCAAAGCGGCGGAAAGCGCCGCGAACCTGACCCGACAATTGTTGGCCTTTTCACGCAAGCAGTTGATCGAGCCGCAAATCATCGATCTCAACGAGTTGATCGCCAGTTTGCATAAAATGCTGGCCCGCCTGATCGGCGAAGATATTGAACTGGTCATCACCGCCGGAGACAAAATCGGACCGGTGAAAATCGATCCGGGCCAATTCGAACAGATTCTGATCAACCTGGCGATCAACGCTCGCGATGCCATGCCGGACGGCGGTCGCTTGACCATCGAAACAGCCAACATCGACCTGGATGAAGAATATTGCCGTCGGCAAGCTCAAATCTCGCCCGGACCTTTTGTGAGGTTGTCGATCAGTGACACGGGACACGGCATGAACAATGACGTGAAAGAACACCTTTTCGAACCGTTCTTCACCACCAAACCGAAAGGCCGGGGAACGGGCCTGGGATTGGCGACGATCTACGGCGCCGTAAAACAATCCGGCGGCGCCATCGAAGTCGATTCCGAGGAAGGCCGGGGAACGACTTTCACACTATATCTGCCGCGCTTATCGGAGACGGCGGTACCGCTGAAGATGAACAAACCGCCGCTCGAAATTTCGGGCGGCGAGGAAACGATCCTGGTGGTCGAGGACGAGAATATCGTTCGCGAACTGGCGATCAAATTTTTATCCAGTCTGGGTTATCGGGTATTGCACGCGCCGGACGGGAATCAGGCGTGCCAACTGGTTGAGAAATTCGCGGCGCCGATCGATTTGCTGATTACCGACATCGTCATGCCGGGAATGAACGGGCGACAATTGGCCGAAATATTGGTAAAAATTCATCCGGAGATGAAAGTGCTTTTTACCTCCGGTTATACGGAAGATGCGATTGTCCGCCATGGGATTATCGAAGAGGGTTTGAATTTTCTCGCCAAACCATACTCCCCTTATTCATTGGCAATTAAAATTCGGAAATTGCTCAAATAG
- a CDS encoding response regulator, with protein MNAEKQDKIRETVLLVEDEDIVRKLTHKILTRLGYQVLVACNGCDAFTQYQNHAEPIDLLLTDMIMPKMNGRDLYTKLKEQHPDLKVLFMSGYNESILAQQDSVAANFFIQKPFSYESLALKVREAIEQPATA; from the coding sequence ATGAACGCGGAAAAACAAGACAAAATCAGGGAAACGGTCTTACTCGTCGAAGACGAGGATATCGTCCGCAAACTCACCCACAAAATCCTGACCCGGTTGGGTTACCAGGTTTTGGTGGCTTGCAACGGTTGCGACGCTTTCACCCAATACCAGAACCATGCCGAGCCCATCGATCTGCTGTTGACCGACATGATCATGCCGAAGATGAACGGTCGAGATCTGTACACCAAGCTGAAGGAACAGCATCCCGACCTGAAGGTCCTGTTCATGTCCGGGTACAACGAAAGCATCCTGGCTCAACAGGACTCGGTGGCCGCCAACTTTTTCATTCAAAAGCCCTTTTCTTACGAATCGCTCGCGCTGAAAGTCCGCGAAGCGATCGAACAACCGGCGACCGCCTGA
- a CDS encoding N-acetyltransferase, with amino-acid sequence MLLIRNETAADIETIRRINDLAFCQRNESALVEALRRRGAYTLSLVAELNGKLIGHVLFSPVTIDASDRQLSALGMGPMAVLPEHQKSGVGSALIRRGLEISRADGYRIVVVVGHPDFYPRFGFQVASRYGIRFSYEGPDELFMAVELVPGALAETRGIVRYQPEFDLV; translated from the coding sequence TTGCTGCTGATCCGAAACGAAACCGCCGCGGACATCGAAACGATCCGTCGCATCAACGACCTGGCTTTTTGCCAGCGCAACGAATCGGCGCTGGTGGAAGCCTTACGCCGGCGCGGCGCCTACACGTTATCGCTGGTCGCCGAATTAAACGGGAAATTGATCGGTCATGTCCTGTTTTCGCCGGTGACGATCGACGCCTCCGACCGCCAATTGTCCGCGCTCGGCATGGGGCCCATGGCGGTGCTGCCGGAACATCAGAAAAGTGGCGTCGGTTCCGCCCTGATCCGGCGCGGCCTGGAGATCAGCCGCGCGGACGGCTATCGGATCGTCGTCGTGGTCGGCCACCCGGATTTTTATCCGCGCTTCGGGTTTCAGGTCGCCAGCCGGTACGGCATCCGCTTCAGTTACGAAGGGCCCGATGAGCTATTCATGGCTGTGGAATTGGTCCCCGGCGCTTTGGCCGAAACCCGGGGTATCGTCCGTTACCAACCGGAGTTCGATCTGGTCTGA
- a CDS encoding 4Fe-4S binding protein, with protein MNRRQFLFCTAATLAGTACSGGIVSRAESAETWPTAIRATTPQKALVTWYSQTGHTRRIGRLIGKVLEKEGLQVTALPLAEVDTTALPGYDLLVLGTPVYYFDVPVNVAAWLRRLPALTGIPAASFVTFGGEGSNPHNTAVRLLRLLADRGAVPVGLSIYANMSTYAPTWSMGSAARTLAYRDLPDEKTFERARAEARAIADRVRRGQAIRPDKEFNAGEIWRLLDSQDWTRMLISGHRINEQKCIRCGTCVRTCPAGAIRLDPARIDHRACLACFGCVNNCPADAQEMRFLRYPVQGFESFKKAHAVTTREPAELLG; from the coding sequence ATGAATCGTCGCCAATTTCTGTTCTGCACCGCCGCCACCCTCGCCGGAACCGCCTGTTCGGGCGGCATCGTTTCCCGCGCGGAATCCGCCGAGACCTGGCCGACCGCGATCCGGGCCACCACGCCGCAAAAGGCTTTGGTGACGTGGTACAGCCAGACCGGCCACACACGCCGAATCGGCCGCTTGATCGGCAAAGTGCTCGAAAAAGAAGGTCTACAGGTCACCGCGCTGCCGCTCGCCGAAGTCGACACCACCGCCCTGCCCGGCTACGACCTGCTGGTTCTCGGCACGCCGGTTTACTACTTCGACGTGCCGGTGAACGTCGCGGCCTGGCTGCGGCGCCTGCCCGCCCTGACCGGAATCCCCGCGGCTTCGTTCGTCACTTTCGGCGGCGAGGGATCGAACCCGCACAACACGGCGGTCCGCTTGCTGCGGCTACTGGCCGACCGGGGCGCCGTTCCAGTGGGCCTGTCGATCTACGCGAACATGTCCACCTACGCGCCGACCTGGTCGATGGGAAGCGCCGCACGGACGCTGGCCTATCGCGATCTCCCCGACGAAAAGACCTTCGAACGAGCGCGGGCCGAGGCCCGGGCGATCGCCGATCGCGTGCGGCGCGGCCAGGCCATCAGGCCGGACAAGGAATTCAACGCCGGGGAAATCTGGCGACTGCTGGACAGTCAGGATTGGACCCGGATGCTCATCAGCGGGCACCGGATCAACGAGCAAAAATGCATCCGCTGCGGCACTTGCGTGCGAACCTGCCCCGCCGGCGCGATTCGGCTCGATCCGGCGCGGATCGATCATCGCGCCTGCCTGGCTTGTTTCGGCTGCGTCAACAACTGCCCCGCCGACGCGCAGGAAATGCGGTTTCTGCGTTACCCCGTGCAGGGCTTCGAAAGTTTCAAGAAGGCGCACGCGGTCACGACCCGGGAACCGGCCGAACTGCTCGGTTGA
- a CDS encoding prolipoprotein diacylglyceryl transferase yields the protein MHPILFHLGGHPIYTYGFFYGLSIFLGTVLGLRRFEREGHDGAFYLKSILVAIIGAFFMGKLLHVVTNWPWYQVKWSRLWDLSTGHVFYGGYIGSILFPFFYSRWARQPFLPVLDVTATYMPLGLALHRTFACLMAGCCYGRPTDLPWGIVYPADALASQAYGMVPVHPTQLYESTWALGMFAVLIFYRRHYRKVPGELIALQIALYSLGRFFIEFFRGDADRGSFVGLSTSQWISLILAACVALAGIYLRRERKKAALGAA from the coding sequence ATGCATCCGATCTTGTTTCACCTGGGCGGCCACCCTATTTATACCTATGGATTTTTTTACGGCCTGAGCATTTTCCTCGGCACGGTTTTGGGCTTGCGCCGCTTCGAGCGGGAAGGCCATGACGGCGCCTTTTACCTGAAGTCGATCCTGGTGGCCATCATCGGCGCCTTTTTCATGGGCAAGCTGTTGCACGTGGTCACCAATTGGCCGTGGTATCAAGTAAAGTGGAGCCGGCTTTGGGACCTGAGCACCGGCCACGTTTTTTACGGCGGTTATATCGGCTCGATCCTGTTCCCGTTTTTCTATTCGCGGTGGGCCAGACAGCCCTTTCTGCCGGTGCTGGACGTCACGGCGACCTACATGCCGCTGGGCCTGGCCCTGCACCGGACGTTCGCCTGCCTGATGGCGGGCTGCTGCTACGGCCGGCCGACCGACCTGCCGTGGGGCATCGTCTATCCGGCCGATGCCCTGGCGAGCCAGGCTTACGGCATGGTGCCGGTCCATCCGACGCAGTTGTACGAATCGACCTGGGCCCTGGGGATGTTCGCCGTGTTGATTTTCTACCGCCGACATTACCGCAAGGTCCCCGGCGAGCTGATCGCTCTGCAAATCGCCCTCTATTCGCTCGGGCGTTTTTTCATCGAATTTTTCCGCGGCGACGCCGACCGCGGCTCGTTCGTAGGCCTTTCCACCTCGCAATGGATCAGCCTCATTCTGGCGGCGTGCGTCGCGCTCGCCGGCATTTACCTGCGGCGCGAACGAAAAAAGGCGGCGCTCGGCGCCGCCTGA